Proteins from one Xenorhabdus griffiniae genomic window:
- the folK gene encoding 2-amino-4-hydroxy-6-hydroxymethyldihydropteridine diphosphokinase, with translation MTRAYIAIGSNLANPLQQVNNALAALKKIPDTTFIVRSSFYRTKPMGPQDQPDYLNLAVVLETQLSPETLLDHTQAIELEQGRVRKGERWGPRTLDLDIMLFGNHIINTDRLTVPHYGLKQREFMLYPLAEIAPDLVFPDGETLAEQLKKVPENGLTLWL, from the coding sequence ATGACTCGAGCCTATATCGCCATTGGCAGTAATCTGGCTAACCCTTTGCAGCAAGTCAATAATGCACTTGCTGCCCTGAAAAAGATCCCTGATACCACTTTTATTGTTCGCTCATCTTTTTATCGAACCAAACCAATGGGGCCACAGGATCAACCCGATTACCTCAACCTTGCCGTTGTATTGGAAACCCAATTATCCCCAGAAACATTGCTTGATCACACCCAAGCAATCGAACTGGAGCAAGGACGCGTTCGTAAAGGCGAACGCTGGGGGCCGAGAACGCTCGATTTGGATATCATGCTGTTTGGTAACCACATCATCAACACCGACCGTTTGACGGTTCCCCACTATGGGTTAAAACAGCGGGAATTTATGCTTTATCCACTTGCAGAAATTGCCCCAGATCTGGTATTTCCCGATGGAGAAACCCTGGCAGAGCAATTAAAAAAAGTGCCGGAAAATGGTCTGACGCTTTGGTTATAA
- the panB gene encoding 3-methyl-2-oxobutanoate hydroxymethyltransferase has translation MKTTTLADLNQLKKEKRKFATITAYDASFAHLFAEQGINVMLIGDSLGMTIQGFDSTLPVTVEDISYHTRSVRAGASHAFLIADMPFMSYATPEQSFNNAAALMRSGANMVKIEGGDWLCDTVKMLTERAVPVCGHLGLTPQSVNVLGGYKVQGRDDASAQKLFDDAIALEKAGMQLLVLECVPTALAQRITEALDIPVIGIGAGNMTDGQILVMHDALGITARPPKFAKNFLTETGNIRDAIRLYIEHVESGAYPDQAHSFN, from the coding sequence ATGAAAACAACAACCCTGGCTGATCTAAATCAGTTAAAAAAAGAAAAGCGCAAATTTGCAACCATCACCGCTTACGATGCCAGTTTCGCCCACCTTTTCGCCGAACAAGGCATTAATGTCATGCTCATTGGTGATTCACTCGGCATGACCATACAGGGATTTGACTCTACCCTGCCTGTCACTGTTGAAGATATCTCTTACCATACCCGAAGTGTTCGCGCTGGCGCCTCTCATGCTTTTCTCATCGCGGATATGCCTTTCATGAGCTACGCAACCCCCGAACAAAGCTTCAACAATGCGGCTGCACTAATGCGCTCTGGTGCCAATATGGTCAAAATTGAAGGTGGAGATTGGCTATGTGATACCGTCAAAATGTTGACCGAGCGTGCCGTCCCTGTTTGCGGTCATTTAGGATTGACGCCACAATCAGTCAATGTACTCGGTGGCTATAAAGTTCAGGGACGCGATGACGCCTCGGCCCAAAAGTTATTTGACGATGCTATTGCTTTGGAAAAAGCAGGTATGCAACTCCTGGTGTTAGAATGTGTTCCGACGGCACTAGCGCAGCGTATCACTGAAGCACTGGACATTCCAGTTATTGGCATTGGGGCAGGCAATATGACTGACGGTCAAATTCTGGTTATGCATGATGCTTTGGGTATCACAGCAAGACCTCCAAAATTTGCCAAAAACTTCCTCACAGAAACTGGCAATATAAGAGATGCTATCCGCCTGTATATTGAACACGTAGAAAGCGGCGCTTATCCTGACCAGGCACACTCATTCAACTGA